The Haloarcula sp. CBA1127 genomic interval GCTGTGACTCTTCGTCGGGGACCGCATCCACGTCTTCGACTGCCGTGGCCGACGCTGTGGCTGACTCAGCTGTCGCCTCGGAATCTGCGGCTGGCGGTTCAGGATCAGCCTGTGGCTGGTCGGTTTCGGCTGTTGATTCCGCCGTGTCGCCTTCGGACGGCTGCGCGTCCGTCGCGGGCTCGGCATCAGTCGCCTGATCGGCCGGCACTTCCCCATCTGCCTCGTCGGCGTCCGGTTCGTCCTCCGCTTCGAGTGCGTCGTCGTCGACGTCTTCCTCGACGTCACTCGTGAACCCGCTGAGTTTGTCCTTCAGTCCGTCGAACATGGCGGCCTTACTCGTCTTCCTGCTCTTGCTGTTGCATCATCTGCTGCATCTGCTGCTGTTGCATCTGCTGGGCCTGCTGTTCGAGCTCCTCCATCTCGGTCTCGACTTCAGCCTTCTCTTCCTGCAGGTCGCTGATGTGGTCGTCCAGCGTCTCCTTCTTGGTTTCCAGCGTGCTGACAGCGCCGTCCTGCTCGCGCTCGGCGGAGTAGCCGCCACCGAGGGAGACGACGACCTCGTCGATGTCCTCGATCGTTGCGCGGATGTAGGCGTCGCCGCCGAGCGGGACCTGCACCGTGGAGCCGGAATCCAGCGTCTCGATGGCCTCGATGGCCTCGTCGATGTCAGTCTGCTTCTCGCGGAGGCGTTCGATTTCCTCGTCGATGGCCTCGACTTCCTGCTCCATCTGCTCGATCTCCTGTGCGACCTGCTGCATCTGACCGCCGCCGCCACCGCCGCCACCGCCCATCATGCTGCCACCTCCTCAATCGTAATCTGCGTGCGCTTGAGGTTGTGCTGGGAGCCGAAGTCGCTGTAAACGCGCTCCTCAGCGACGTTCTCGTTTGGCGCGTCGACCTCCTTCTCGAACTGTTGTGGGCCGTCTCGGGCCGGGAAACTACCGCGAACAGTGTACGTGCTCATACAGGCAGATGCGGGCAGGGTAGGGAAGTATCTTCCCCTTCCGCCTTTTTCGAGTATTGGAGCTATCCGCGACAGCGCCAAGAAATACGCATCGCTATTCAGCCCGAACTGGCGGCGTCCGAACGACCCAGAACCAGATGTTTCAGCACCTATTCGCTGGGTTCTGGCGCATACACCATATCGCCGCCACACTCCGGGCAGGATGGGCGGAGCACACCTGTCGAGTAGTCGCACTTCCGGCAGATGAGGCTGTTCTGGTCTTCCGCGGGCGGTGTTCGCTGGACCATATGTAGTGTTCGTGAGCACACTATATTACTCTTTGACACGACCTGTCATGGTCACTGACCCAGGCGAATTTGTCGGGACGCCACGTATGTCGAGATATGAGCGAAACGACCTACCAGTGTGAGTGCGGCGCGACGCTGCGGTTCAGGCAGGACCTGACGCTGGAGCGGGGCGGGACCAGTCGGTCCTGGGCGTGTGGGGACTGTGGACTGCCCGTCCCGGGCGTGGTGGCGGAAAAGCTCAGCCACCAGCATCCGTCCTGAGCGGTGACAGAGAAGTCGGTCAGTCGATGTAGCCGAGCGCCTGGTCGATACGGCCCAGCTCCGGCCCGGAGGTGTCCGAGCCACAGACGTAGCCGTGGTCGTTGGCGAGCAGCCCGGAGCCGACGAGCGGGCCACCGTAGTTGATGGTTCCGATGTCGGCCGGCACATCGAGGATGTCCTCAAGGGCGTCGAGTTCGCCGTCCGTGGCCTTCGGATGGCAGAGCACGCCTTTGTTGGTGGCGACGGCGGCGGTCCCGACGGTCGTGACACCGGCGATGACGCCGCGTTCGACGGGCACGTCTAGCCCATCCTTGACCGCCTGCACAGCGTCTCTGGGGAGGTCGGGGTGGACGTACGCGCCATAGTCGTTACAGCAGACGACGTTGCCGGCGGCGTTGATCCGGCCGGGTAGTCGCGTCACGGGCACGTCGACGACGTCCTGAATCCGTTCGATTTCGGTCTCGCGGACGCGTTCGGAGACGACCAGTCCGTTCTCGTTGCCGGTCGCGAGCGCGCCGACGGTCCCGGAGCGGCCGACGGTGGTCGGCACGGCTGGAACGTCGAGTTCGTCGCTCAGGTCGTCGAGCAGCGATTCGTCTAAGTCTGGGCGAACCAGCACGCAGTCGTCGGTCGCACGGGCGAACACACCCACGTACGACGACCCGGAGAAAGCCGCGCGGAGCAACGTTACTCTGCGGTCTCTGCTTCGACGATGGCTTCGCCCTCTTCCTCGAAGCGGGCGGCGCGAACACGGATCTTGCTCGGCGTGTTGGCGCGACCGCGGGCCCAGGCCGCCTCGTTGATCGAGGGGTCGAGGCGGACGGCGTCCTCGTCGACAGAGAAGTGTTTGGCGAGGTGCTCGCGGATGAGGATCATCGCCTTGTCTGCGCGCTTGTGGTTCGGTTCGGCTCGCGCGTCTCGGAGCGGGATGGTGACGACACGCTCCTCGAAGTCACTGGCGCTCATTATTCGTCAGTGTCGTTGCGCCGCCAGTGGCGTCGTTTGTGGTTGCGCTGGACCTCTCGGTCCGTCTTGAGCATGACCCAGGCCGGGACTCGACTGTTCTGGTTGTCGAGTTTGGCCAGTCGCTTCTTCGTAGCCTTCGATTTCTTACCCATGGTATGGTGCTTGTTCCGCGCCGTGGTTTAAATTCCTTCCTTTTCGAGCCGGTCACGGCCCGTTATCAGCGGCTATAACTGCGGACGTAGAACTAAGTAGCCTGTGACCCTGATTATCAATGGATGAAGCGCCGGAGATTCCTCCAGACAATGGGTGTCAGTGCGACAGCCGTCGGCTCTGGTTGCATGGGCGGGGGCGGTGAGGTCGTCGTCAGAGTGCAACAGGACGTCAGAGTCAACCCTCACGAGGCGTGGATCAAGGAGGAGATTCCGGACGTATCCGACCCCGGCGGTGAGCTACAGTATATCGTCAAAGCGGACATCCCGTTCAACGTGTACTTTTTCACTGACCGCGAGCAGTTCGAGCAGTACGACGCGTACATCAAGGGCCGAGAGCCCGGCGAGACCCCGCCGGGGAACCCCGAGTTCAGCCAGACAGCGG includes:
- the rpl18a gene encoding 50S ribosomal protein L18Ae; its protein translation is MSTYTVRGSFPARDGPQQFEKEVDAPNENVAEERVYSDFGSQHNLKRTQITIEEVAA
- a CDS encoding 50S ribosomal protein L39e; the encoded protein is MGKKSKATKKRLAKLDNQNSRVPAWVMLKTDREVQRNHKRRHWRRNDTDE
- a CDS encoding translation initiation factor IF-6, encoding MLRAAFSGSSYVGVFARATDDCVLVRPDLDESLLDDLSDELDVPAVPTTVGRSGTVGALATGNENGLVVSERVRETEIERIQDVVDVPVTRLPGRINAAGNVVCCNDYGAYVHPDLPRDAVQAVKDGLDVPVERGVIAGVTTVGTAAVATNKGVLCHPKATDGELDALEDILDVPADIGTINYGGPLVGSGLLANDHGYVCGSDTSGPELGRIDQALGYID
- a CDS encoding 50S ribosomal protein L31e; the protein is MSASDFEERVVTIPLRDARAEPNHKRADKAMILIREHLAKHFSVDEDAVRLDPSINEAAWARGRANTPSKIRVRAARFEEEGEAIVEAETAE
- the pfdA gene encoding prefoldin subunit alpha, with protein sequence MMGGGGGGGGGQMQQVAQEIEQMEQEVEAIDEEIERLREKQTDIDEAIEAIETLDSGSTVQVPLGGDAYIRATIEDIDEVVVSLGGGYSAEREQDGAVSTLETKKETLDDHISDLQEEKAEVETEMEELEQQAQQMQQQQMQQMMQQQEQEDE